Proteins from one Candidatus Sulfotelmatobacter sp. genomic window:
- the ligA gene encoding NAD-dependent DNA ligase LigA: MASKADTARAAALRAQLDEANYRYHVLDDPQLADADYDALLRELLDLELAHPELQTPDSPTQRVGGTPAGGFPPYEHSRPMLSLANAFDEAELLAFDARVRKLGAIEGDVAYTCELKIDGLAVSLRYDEGSLRAGGTRGDGNVGEDVTANLRTIRSIPLTLRGEAKRRPRHIDVRGEAYMRKSDFARLNAEREERGLQPFANPRNAAAGGIRQLDPKATAERLLSFYAYAVGEIDADDPPRTQSALLAYLRALGFRVNEHATRCASIAEVVAFTQRWEDERDTLDYEIDGVVVKVDDLALQAQLGSVGKDPRWATAFKFRAREARTKLLAIEVNVGRTGTLNPYAVLEPVRLGGVTVTNATLHNEDDIRRKDIRVGDVVVVRRAGDVIPQVVGPVLELRRGKPPAYTLPTRCPVCGADVDRPEGEAMARCTNATCPAQLVERIRHFCSRGAMDIEGVGDQLSAALVDAGLVRDASDLYALSEEQLLTLPRLAEKSAANVLAAIAASKRRGLARLLFGLGIRYVGAQNAAILAGDFGTLDALAAASEEELLRSEGVGEQIARSVALFFAQEPNRAMIRRIKEAGVDVTAPLRPREPVGVLAGKTLVLTGTLPTLTREQATDLIVAAGGKVSSAVSKKTNYVVAGDEAGTKLQKAEQLGIEILDEDGLRTLLD, translated from the coding sequence GTGGCTTCGAAAGCCGACACCGCGCGCGCCGCCGCGCTGCGCGCGCAGCTCGACGAGGCGAACTACCGCTACCACGTCCTCGACGATCCGCAGCTGGCCGACGCCGACTACGACGCGCTCTTGCGCGAGCTGCTCGACCTCGAGCTGGCCCACCCCGAGCTGCAGACGCCCGACTCGCCGACCCAGCGGGTCGGGGGCACGCCGGCCGGCGGCTTTCCACCCTACGAGCACTCCCGGCCGATGCTCTCGCTGGCCAACGCCTTCGACGAGGCCGAGCTGCTCGCGTTCGACGCGCGCGTGCGCAAGCTGGGCGCGATCGAGGGCGACGTCGCCTATACGTGCGAGCTGAAGATCGACGGGCTGGCGGTCTCGTTGCGCTACGACGAGGGCAGCTTGCGCGCCGGCGGCACCCGCGGCGACGGCAACGTCGGTGAGGACGTCACCGCCAACCTGCGCACCATCCGTTCGATCCCGCTCACGCTGCGCGGCGAGGCCAAGCGGCGTCCGCGCCACATCGACGTGCGCGGCGAGGCGTACATGCGCAAGAGCGACTTCGCGCGCCTCAACGCCGAGCGCGAGGAGCGCGGCCTGCAGCCGTTCGCGAACCCGCGCAACGCCGCGGCCGGCGGTATCCGCCAGCTCGACCCGAAGGCGACCGCGGAGCGGCTGCTCTCGTTCTACGCCTACGCGGTCGGCGAGATCGACGCCGACGATCCGCCGCGCACGCAGAGCGCGCTGCTCGCGTATCTGCGCGCGCTCGGCTTTCGGGTCAACGAGCACGCGACGCGCTGCGCGTCCATCGCCGAGGTCGTCGCCTTCACCCAGCGCTGGGAAGACGAGCGCGACACGCTCGACTACGAGATCGACGGCGTCGTCGTCAAGGTCGACGACCTGGCACTGCAAGCGCAGCTCGGCAGCGTCGGCAAAGATCCGCGCTGGGCCACGGCGTTCAAGTTCCGCGCGCGCGAGGCGCGCACGAAGCTGCTCGCGATCGAGGTCAACGTCGGGCGCACCGGCACGCTCAACCCGTACGCCGTGCTCGAGCCGGTGCGCCTGGGCGGCGTGACCGTCACCAACGCGACGCTGCACAACGAGGACGACATCCGGCGCAAGGACATCCGGGTCGGCGACGTCGTGGTGGTGCGGCGCGCCGGCGACGTCATCCCGCAGGTCGTGGGCCCGGTGCTCGAGCTGCGGCGCGGCAAGCCGCCCGCGTACACCTTGCCGACCCGCTGTCCCGTCTGCGGCGCCGACGTCGACCGGCCCGAGGGCGAGGCGATGGCGCGCTGCACCAACGCGACCTGTCCAGCGCAGCTGGTCGAACGCATCCGGCACTTCTGCTCGCGCGGCGCGATGGACATCGAAGGCGTCGGCGACCAGCTCTCGGCGGCGCTGGTCGACGCCGGGCTGGTCCGCGACGCGAGCGACTTGTACGCGCTGAGCGAAGAACAACTGCTCACCCTGCCGCGCCTGGCGGAGAAGTCGGCGGCCAACGTGCTGGCCGCGATCGCGGCGTCCAAGCGGCGCGGTTTGGCGCGCTTGCTGTTCGGCCTGGGGATCCGGTACGTCGGTGCGCAGAACGCCGCCATCTTAGCCGGCGACTTCGGCACGCTCGACGCGCTGGCGGCGGCGAGCGAAGAAGAGCTGCTGCGCAGCGAAGGCGTCGGCGAGCAGATCGCGCGCAGCGTCGCGCTGTTCTTCGCCCAAGAACCCAACCGCGCGATGATCCGCCGCATCAAGGAAGCCGGCGTCGACGTCACCGCGCCGCTGCGGCCGCGCGAACCGGTCGGCGTGCTGGCCGGCAAGACGCTGGTGCTGACCGGGACGCTCCCGACGCTCACCCGCGAGCAGGCGACGGATCTGATCGTCGCCGCCGGCGGCAAAGTCAGCTCGGCGGTCTCGAAGAAGACCAACTACGTCGTGGCCGGCGACGAAGCCGGCACCAAGCTGCAAAAAGCCGAACAGCTCGGCATCGAGATCCTCGACGAAGACGGCCTGCGCACCCTACTTGACTAG
- a CDS encoding VOC family protein yields the protein MTSFALAMLVCSDLDRSKHFYRTILNLKLRTDAAPHWLDFDLGAGAVLGLHPAGPNLPVRPGSLQLGFTVDDVDLFITDARTLGVTILQEPHDEGFGRLAVIADPDGYPVQIAAPKPA from the coding sequence GTGACCTCGTTCGCGCTCGCGATGCTCGTCTGCAGCGACCTGGATCGCTCGAAGCACTTCTACCGGACGATCCTCAACCTGAAGCTGCGAACGGACGCCGCGCCGCACTGGCTCGACTTCGATCTGGGGGCCGGCGCCGTGCTCGGGCTGCACCCGGCCGGCCCGAACCTGCCGGTCCGGCCCGGGTCGCTCCAGCTCGGCTTCACGGTCGACGACGTCGATCTGTTCATCACCGACGCCCGCACGCTCGGGGTGACGATCCTCCAGGAGCCGCACGACGAGGGCTTCGGGCGGCTGGCGGTGATCGCCGATCCGGACGGCTACCCGGTCCAGATCGCGGCCCCCAAGCCCGCCTAG